The following DNA comes from Erigeron canadensis isolate Cc75 chromosome 3, C_canadensis_v1, whole genome shotgun sequence.
TCAATAAATAAACATGTTACTTGTAACATATAAAAACCATTACACATTTACACACAAGGGCTGCTAAAAACCTTAAAAACTACTAAAATTTGTCAAAAACCCTTACCTGCTAAAAATcatataagtattaaaatagaACTAGTTGCTGTTGTGACTTTGTAGAGATACGATAGTACTATAAAAAGTTGGGTACAAGTTACTTTCAGTTCTAATTCCACCACTAATTAATAACACGCAAGGTATATAGAAGAACATCAACCTAGCTTAGTCTTTATTATACAACTACTAAAACGTGCGTTTACAAACCGGAAAATtatataccttatatatatatgttggtatAGAAGTAATTACCGACCTCATTCTTTGTTTGGAAACTTAGATATGTAAGCATAGAAACAAAAGACATGTGAAAATTTTAACTCCACATGATGAGATGTTTGCTCAATGGCCACAACTGTAAACTTcgttatcaaattatcaataagTTTTCCTCTTATTCCTAATAGTGATGGTGAGTTTTTTTGGTTCTGACTGATAATTGCATGAACTGATTGATAACTTACACCAAGGACACATGAAGGTGTCACCCACAAGTTCATCTTCCAACCTACAAATCCATGTGATACTTTTGGACCTTTTTTACATCACAATTCACTAGTTTGGATTCGTGCGTTTGGATTCTAAACTTATTTACCAACCGTTGTACACTTGTCGGGGCTTCTGTATATGGGTTTCATTTGTAtaccaaaaaggttttattttggTCCTGACCCATTTTTACCACTTGTTTTTGTTTCTCAGATTTCTCTTGTTGATACAATATTTAATATCGAGAACCTAAAACTGTATAAAAAAGCTAACAACTTATACCAGCTACACTGCGCCAATAAGGGATGAAGATTTGCACTGGCGAGGTCAAGAACAAACTCTATTACAtacaaattataactttttagaACTTCTGTTTCAAGAATGATTAGTACATCAACttcaaactataaaaataattcAAGGGTTAATAAGACACATGGTATATACCCTGTAgtagtatatttttatattataatcaGAACATGAAAGACACTATCCAAAAACATTCAAGCGCTGTCTGGTATATATCACTTATTATGTCACTAGCGACATATGTAGGATATGCCGATATGATAATCAACCCCATGAAGTCAAAAGATCACAGCTTCTGGTTGGAATTAAACTCCATATGCATTATGCGCTAAAAACCTAGaatgtacatatataaacaaTGCACATAGGTAAATTTTGGTTGATTAATATATAATGTTCACctttgggggaaaaaaaaaacaatgcaCATAGGTATCACCAATGTAAATGAGCCTAGGAATCAACCAATGACACCACTAGTTGAAGCATTGGGTTTCACAAGGTTGTGAGTTCACCTAATGTGGTTTTTCCTGAGTATGCTACTCCGCGGTAACTGGGGCACGTCTAGACACTCGTGTTTACTCCGTAATAGTAGTTTCTTGAAATACGTCAttccaaaaaaaatgaaatgatcaTAGCAATCACCAATGTTAACACCAACTCCCTAAACCCTAATGTACACTACATTGATTTTAAGGTTTTACACTACTTTGCAACAAATTGATTTTAAGGTTCATACCTGGTCTAGTGTAAAGAATGTGAGACAATCCTTTAGTCTCCTGTTGAGATAGCTTTACACAGTTTGAAATTGTTTAACAGTGGACTTGATTACTCTAACCTCACAGAAGATTGAAAAGCTTTGGTTTTAAAATGCTAGGATATTTCtataaattaactttttataaaacaatcaaATGCAGTACTTATATAAATCTCGTTTGAACAATAATGTGTGAGTAACAAGTGGTCATGGATGTGTCTCTATGACGTTCGAAAAAGATAACTATCTCAGTGTACTGAGTTGCACCGTTCATTAATTGTAACAGAGAAGTGCACTTCTATAACGTTCAAAAAGTAAACAATGGAGCACTTCATAGTTCATACAATCATACCCGATTACTAAAAATGGCCATGTTCAATACGACTTTATATCATATAGGGTTTATAGGTAAATATTGGACTTATAGGTTCTAATGGTTATTTACTTTTTCATGTATTCCTTGacttatacaaaataaaaaataaaaagatccTTTAAGTCATTAAAAGTTCCTTTGGTGTCTAAATCAGGTCATCCATCAACCAAAAACGAGATGAaccaataatttctctattatttACAAGCAAAAGATTGATTGATGCATTTTTAAGAGCTAAATGGGGGAAAAAATTAGTGGcttataaaagataaatgaaaagGCATGAACATTCTAAAAAAAAGATTCTAAAAGGACCATGTTACTGGATAATAATTGAGGACCCTGAGAAAACAATAATTTAGTGACTTGTAACACAAAAAAAGGTTCAATGACTCGTAAATGACAAATGGAGAATGGGTGGAGATAATAACCCGTAAACCCTATAATACAACGGAAACCATTAGCTACTAATGGGTCCCACATGTATACGTACATTACTACATTgtattacacacacacatatatatatatatttatatatatatatatggggaagtgatattcgtatcatttcttttaattgaTGTACCACAATTGTGCATTAGTGGCTTGTACAGTCAGTTGTACAATTTGTACACTGTGATACATTAATCAAAATGGTGGTACGAATCACTTCCCACATATATATGATCACACATATCCAAAGTAGCTAATTAAGTAAGTATAATACTTGCTAAGTTGCATAAAGGCATTTAAAGAAACCAAGTTCCAATATATCAGGGAAGTACTCAGTTGACTAGGCAGTTCACATGCATTTCCCAAAATTCTTCACAGgatatacatattatatctGATGTCAGAAAGATGCTCGTATATTAACTTTATTTACAACCACAGTTTGTCAGCAcataaaaaaattcattattACATATTCTTTTACATATTTGCTATGTGTCTCAATTTACTTATGCTTATTATTATCTCGATGATGATTGATTAACGATTTAGATCTATATACTAAcaccccccccaaaaaaaaaactttaataacTTTTCACATCCTATAAAACTTCTAATGTTTGATTTGACATGTCTATTAGAAAAAAATCACCAATAAGGCAATAATCATATGTGTTAAATACCTCTATTTGAcgaagaaatataaaaaattaaaaagaataacatAAGAGAGCTTAATGTAGCACAATAGTTACCAGTAGACAAATAGCATTATTTGCATTTCTTTGTAAGCAGCCAATTgtataaattacaaaaataccaATAAAAGCAATATGGAAGAGAAAACAAAACAAGATTATGAAAGGAAACTTACTCCTAAGGATAGTTATGAGCTGCTAATGGATCATATTTGTTTGCAAAGTGCTTCTAAATAAGCTTAACATACAAAATCAGAAATAGAATTGATGCAATGTCCTGATCCGTACACCAACAGCGTACACCACCAAACGTGTTTTATAATGTTGTACTGGACAATTCAATGAAACATGTTTGGTGGTGTATGGTCAAAAATTAATGGTGAACAAATCCAGAACAAGTTCATTCTCCAGTGTTGTAAAAAGAGTTTTGGACTTGAATGATTCATTAAGAAATACAGAGTACAAGATGTTGCCTGCTCCAATAATAAACGATTCATTAAGAGAATATAAAACAAAGCAAATTTTGATCCAGAATATACATTTTGGTAAATGAAAACTTCATTCTCTGGTGTGGTAAAAAGAGTTATGGATTGAACTCTTGggtttcatttatttatacaGCTTTCCATCATCATCCTTCGCTTTTTGGAACCACTTACAGAACTCATAATTAAATCTTATTTCATTCAACCATATAGTCAGAAAGGAAAACAATAATGAAAGACATGAGGTTTGACTATGGATAGATAAAAAAAGGATAACATATAGAGATAAGCCGCGCAGGTTCTTAGCTGTCAATTTCTATAGAATGGGACTGATAGAAGTAAATCACTAAATGATCTAAACTGATAAAGGGCTTTGTATCTCTCTCTTATGTCTCGACAAACTTCACCCTGACAcccatcataaataaaataaaaactgaaaataagACTGGAGCACATCTGTGCGTCCCTAATTGGTCACCTAATGCTGGTCCCAGAAATAAGGAGGCAGCCAATGCATAAGTGAAGATTAAGGTTTAAGCCTGGGAATCACCTTCCTTGATCTAGGGGCATTGCCATTTGACTCCCCTGGCGAAGCCCAAAGTAAGCGTTTACCATTTTTACCAACACTAATTGGAAAATCATAGCCTCAACAGCACTCAAATTAACTGAAGACAAGCCTTCACTAGCATCTAAGTAGACAATGCTTCGCCTGTTACTTAAAGTAACTTAAGTTGTCCATACCTTAAAGTAAAGAGTTAGAAACATGAACTAGAATCTCTAAACGAACTATCTCATATTTGCTATCCAAAGATAGAGAAAAGAACTGGGAGTCAATAAGACAGTAACCCTAAGTTTCGTAGCTAGGACAGCTATCTCATTCAACTAAAGACAAATCAATATATGAAACCGGATACCAGGGACTAGCCCTTTCACTAACTACCTAGACCAGGTACCAATTTAATACGCCTCATGCCCTCATATTGCAAATTACAACTgacttaaattaattattaattacaaaCAACTTACAGAGTTACAGATGTGACTATGTAAGTAGAATGTGGTGGTCAAAATCGGAAAAATAAAGTCAAACCTGGCAAAGACTAAGCATTCACTCTTGCATTATTCGTTGGAGTATGAGATTTATAGCTGCATTTGCCGACGAGAATGCTCCATGAAAGCTCTCCTGATAAGATATGGTTTCCAGGTCCATTGCCATTCTTAGCAATATATCACCTAGATCAGTTTGGCTCTCCGTCAAAGATTTATAGTACGAACGCGCTGCAACAGTGCTGATGTCTACATTAGTTGGCTCAGGACAATATTCATCATCCAACCACTTGTGAAGAGTTACTCTTAACCATTCTGACTCCTGCAGTATGATAGAAATAAGTTTAAGCATCCAACTTTACGTGTATTACTCTTACTTTAAGTAAAGATAATAGTGGTTATTTGAAAAGTTTGCCAGGAGCAAAGTTACTAAACTCCTAatcattttaatgagaaaggaGATGAGGATAATGAAAAATAGTTCCCAGGGTTTTTTTTAAGTCGTGGTATGATGGCTGGCTTTAAAAAGACTAATAAGAATATAAAATCCAAATGCCCGAAATTAGTCaacataaaaaaagttaattgtcCAAATTTGGGGATCAGGTAGCTATACTAGCTACTCTGCTATCAGAAGAAAGAACCATCTTAACTCTTATGTCAAAGACCAATCGTTTGTTTCTAGTATTTATAAGAAAGATCCATCAAGGATACAAGCTACACATAAATATCATTCTTGAACATAGTAGTAGCATAAGTGTATCAAGATAAAACATTTCACAGTTGATAAATTCAGTAAATGATCTGTAGCTCTCTGCGTCCATACCAGCACAGGCAGCAACAACTACTAAGTTACTTTTTGTCATGAAGTATGCCCTTAAACTACAAGCATGGATATTACATCTTCACAGACTTCGCGTAATTCCAAGGGCCTTTTTCCACGAGAAAAAGGTTTATCTAATTTGGTggattaagtaaaatacttcTATTTACAAAATGTTACTGATCAAATGTTACTTAAACAATCATCAAGGTTATGATAACCACTACTCACCTCGACCAAACATCTAAATACGTTATGGATCAAATAAAATCTATTATCCTATATCGACTACACTTTCCttgtaacaaaaaaaagtaaaacaaaaaatcttAATTCCTTAATTGCCATATATCCTATAACCTTAGAGCTCCTACAGTAAAGTCGGGCAGTGCATACTCCCACATAAACCTCCAAAATGAACTTCCAACTGTAAACCTCCTCAAACTTCATAGTTTAGGATTTCCTATGACGAACGACCTATACAAAGTGGATTCGAGATTTTCACGAGCTACTTGAGTTCGAACTCTTTAAGATTGAGGCCAGGCATAATAGTTATCAAGCTGTAGATAACATTACTGATCGATTGAATAATCTGCTCGGTTTATGTGAAAGCTTGATTACTAATTTTGAGTCAAACGAGACAGTCAAACTTAACAAGCCAAACTAGCAGAGTTAAAGTGAGTTTTTAAGCTCTAAAATAAGGTTACCTATAATCATAAATAAGATTATTTGAGCTCGATTTTGTAAACTATTAATCAGAATTCTagttaataatatttgaatttgaGCCGGataattaaataagtaaatGCGAATAATAGAAATTACCTCCAAAGCTTTAGAAGAATCCAACCAGGCGTTCGGAATCCTAATTTCTTCAACCGATCCTTCTTCTTCTGCACTTTTTGGATTGGAATACGAACAACGCCTTTGAACAGACGCAAAACGACGCCGGTTTAGCTGAGAACTGACATTGCGCGCAACAATCGGTACGGAACTACTAGTAGTGTGAAATTCAGGAATACGAACATAATCGAGATTGGATGTAACTACT
Coding sequences within:
- the LOC122592577 gene encoding uncharacterized protein LOC122592577, whose translation is MESISLFTFQPPVLVVTSNLDYVRIPEFHTTSSSVPIVARNVSSQLNRRRFASVQRRCSYSNPKSAEEEGSVEEIRIPNAWLDSSKALEESEWLRVTLHKWLDDEYCPEPTNVDISTVAARSYYKSLTESQTDLGDILLRMAMDLETISYQESFHGAFSSANAAINLILQRIMQE